In Pyricularia oryzae 70-15 chromosome 2, whole genome shotgun sequence, one genomic interval encodes:
- a CDS encoding methylenetetrahydrofolate reductase 2, with protein sequence MDKITDKIAALPPDASYFSLEFFPPKTAMGFSNLRDRLDRMARALRPLFVNVTWGAGGSTAQKSLELAEICQRELALTTCLHLTCTNMSRKLIDKALEDAKALGIRNILALRGDPPRPGEYAIPDDSEGDVNEFTWAIDLVRYIKLNHGDYFCVGVAAYPEGHAEESHPTNQSLEHDLPYLVEKTQAGADFIITQLFFDISAYEKFEKTLREHPSGAFKDIPIIPGLMPIQNYQMIKRTTKLSHAKIPDPLMARLDAVKKDDEQVKKVGVDIISELVDQVKEVKNRSSGPKGFHFYTLNLEKAVSFIVERTNLIPATTPDDDEVAVVDDVALPSIHLNGATPAKDHLSVSSLHPPTHTNSRRPSTIGSDPRNRVIVSSGRPASHPDYEATGFEASVPAQAINSRANTLAISEGEGVLGREATWDDYPNGRWGDARSPAYGEIDGYGVSLHMSGTQAVQLWGRPATVEDVSNIFMRHLRGALPAIPWSEEEFNAETETIRDTLLALNSRGWWTVASQPAVNGLRSNDRTFGWGPQNGFVFQKAFVEMFLPSKDWKALREKLLSEKDVVCFYASNAKGDFESSDGGGDAPDGAPTGNGFADEQPLPSGSSTNAVTWGVFPGKEIVTPTIIEEVSFRAWSEEAFGIWAEWAKVYGKDSPSEKLLESLRADLWLVNIIHHDYIEKEALWDLLLK encoded by the coding sequence ATGGACAAGATCACAGACAAGATAGCGGCATTGCCGCCAGATGCCTCTTATTTTTCCCTAGAGTTCTTCCCTCCAAAGACAGCCATGGGTTTCTCCAACCTACGGGATCGTCTTGACCGAATGGCTCGCGCCCTTCGTCCCCTCTTTGTCAACGTTACTTGGGGTGCCGGTGGTTCAACCGCCCAGAAGTCTCTGGAGCTGGCAGAGATCTGCCAGCGAGAACTTGCTTTGACCACATGTTTGCATCTTACTTGCACGAACATGAGCCGAAAGCTGATTGACAAAGCGCTGGAGGATGCCAAAGCCTTGGGTATCAGGAATATCTTGGCGCTCAGGGGTGACCCGCCTCGCCCGGGGGAGTACGCCATTCCCGACGACTCGGAGGGAGACGTCAACGAATTCACCTGGGCAATTGATCTGGTCCGATACATAAAGCTGAACCATGGAGACTACTTTTGCGTCGGTGTTGCCGCCTATCCGGAGGGCCACGCCGAGGAGAGCCATCCAACCAACCAGAGTCTGGAGCATGACCTGCCATATTTGGTGGAGAAAACGCAGGCCGGCGCCGACTTTATAATAACTCAGCTCTTCTTTGACATCAGTGCATATGAAAAGTTTGAGAAGACCCTGAGAGAGCACCCAAGCGGTGCCTTCAAGGACATCCCCATCATACCAGGGTTGATGCCCATTCAAAACTACCAGATGATCAAGAGGACGACCAAGCTCAGTCATGCCAAGATACCAGATCCCCTCATGGCACGTCTGGACGCGGTGAAGAAGGACGATGAGCAGGTCAAGAAGGTTGGAGTGGATATCATCAGCGAGTTGGTTGACCAAGTCAAAGAGGTCAAGAACAGAAGCTCTGGCCCCAAAGGCTTCCATTTCTACACACTTAACCTGGAGAAGGCCGTTTCATTCATCGTCGAGCGTACAAACCTCATCCCAGCGACTACACCAGATGACGATGAAGTCGCCGTTGTTGACGACGTAGCTTTGCCGTCTATCCATCTCAACGGCGCAACACCAGCCAAAGACCATCTGTCGGTATCGTCACTTCACCCGCCAACGCACACCAACTCCCGCAGACCGTCAACCATCGGGTCCGATCCGCGCAACCGTGTTATTGTTAGCAGTGGCCGCCCAGCTTCCCACCCAGACTACGAAGCTACCGGGTTTGAAGCCAGCGTGCCCGCACAGGCAATCAACAGCCGCGCCAACACCCTCGCCATCTCTGAGGGCGAGGGCGTCCTGGGTAGGGAGGCAACTTGGGACGACTACCCCAACGGAAGATGGGGTGATGCTCGTTCGCCCGCTTACGGTGAAATCGACGGCTACGGAGTCAGCTTGCACATGTCGGGGACACAGGCCGTCCAACTCTGGGGCAGACCGGCTACAGTGGAGGACGTCAGCAACATATTCATGCGCCACCTAAGAGGTGCACTGCCCGCCATCCCATGGAGCGAGGAGGAATTCAACGCAGAGACCGAGACCATTCGTGACACGCTGTTGGCACTCAATTCGCGCGGATGGTGGACCGTCGCCAGTCAGCCTGCCGTCAACGGTCTGAGATCCAACGACAGGACTTTTGGCTGGGGTCCGCAGAATGGGTTCGTCTTCCAGAAAGCCTTTGTCGAGATGTTCCTGCCAAGCAAGGACTGGAAGGCGCTCCGCGAAAAGCTGCTGAGTGAAAAGGACGTTGTCTGCTTCTACGCTAGCAATGCCAAGGGAGATTTCGAATCGTcggatggcggcggcgatgcCCCTGATGGCGCCCCCACGGGTAACGGGTTTGCGGACGAGCAGCCACTCCCCAGCGGTAGCAGTACGAACGCCGTCACTTGGGGCGTTTTCCCTGGCAAGGAGATCGTCACACCGACGATCATCGAGGAGGTCAGCTTCCGGGCCTGGAGCGAGGAGGCGTTTGGCATCTGGGCAGAGTGGGCAAAGGTGTACGGAAAGGATTCCCCGAGCGAGAAGCTGCTAGAGTCGCTGCGGGCTGACTTGTGGCTTGTCAACATTATCCACCATGACTACATCGAGAAGGAGGCTTTGTGGGATTTGTTACTGAAATGA
- a CDS encoding NADP-dependent malic enzyme, with translation MVPMASYSHSSASSDLVSTPRSASPSTASRSGRSASRYSVSNRTSISRRSTIMNQAAPTTAIDIAQIEEGIKMANLDTLRGYSNTTPAPVQQAIKTEYTPMSQAAGYQVIREPMWNKGLMFTPEERVSKNLTGLLPHTMETEDIACARAMKMIRSRSTNVDRYLYLSSLKSSNTDLFYRLLMDNVRELMPLVYTPTIGDVCLQYSSLFTRPEALYISIKQRKSIKTMLANWPYPNPEICVITDGSRILGLGDLGINGVGISIGKLALYTAAAGIHPSKQLPIVIDCGTNNEENLRDPLYLGLRSKRPSVQEQQDFCDEVMHSIKEVYPNMVVQFEDFETEKAFNYLDRYRFDPKLNCMFNDDIQGTGAVVLAGYINAVKLSNVPVEEQRLVFMGAGSAGAGVARQLVDYYRNAHGMSEQEAKDKFYLVDTKGLITSDRFDGAKLPSHKRYFARDDNNGHQFQTLEDVIEFARPSALVGLTATFGVFTESIVRGLKASVDAAGHRNRRPILFPLSNPLTKAECTFSQAIDWTDGTVIFASGSPFAPHTVKNGDSATTYYPNQGNNVYVFPGIGLGAILAKASRVTDEMVYTSAEALANCLNADEIATGLIYPRIDRVQDASLVVAREVMKCCRRQGFSKLDDELWKSWEEWGDNALMAWIKTKLYKPLKE, from the exons ATGGTCCCAATGGCTTCCTACTCACACTCTTCTGCGAGCTCAGATTTAGTCTCGACGCCTCGATCAGCCTCACCCTCCACTGCCTCCCGTTCGGGCCGCTCTGCTTCCCGCTACTCGGTATCAAATAGGACGTCTATCTCCAGACGGTCTACCATAATGAACCAAGCTGCTCCTACCACTGCCATAGACATTGCCCAGATAGAAGAGGGCATCAAGATGGCAAACCTCGACACTCTCCGTGGCTACAGTAACACAACTCCCGCTCCCGTCCAACAGGCTATCAAGACCGAGTACACCCCAATGTCGCAGGCGGCAGGTTACCAGGTCATCAGGGAGCCCATGTGGAACAAGG GCCTGATGTTCACCCCCGAGGAGCGGGTCTCCAAGAACCTCACTGGTCTCCTCCCCCACACCATGGAGACAGAGGACATTGCCTGCGCCCGCGCCATGAAGATGATCCGCTCGCGCTCTACCAATGTCGACAGGTATCTATACCTGTCGAGCCTTAAGTCCTCAAACACCGACCTTTTCTACAGGCTCCTGATGGACAATGTGCGCGAGCTCATGCCGCTTGTCTACACGCCCACCATCGGAGATGTCTGCCTTCAG TACTCTTCCCTCTTCACCCGCCCGGAGGCCTTGTACATTTCGATTAAGCAGCGAAAGTCTATCAAGACCATGCTGGCGAACTGGCCCTACCCCAACCCTGAGATCTGTGTCATCACGGACGGTTCTCGTATCCTGGGTCTGGGCGACCTCGGCATCAACGGTGTCGGTATCAGCATTGGAAAGCTTGCGCTGTACACTGCCGCTGCCGGTATCCACCCCTCCAAGCAGTTGCCCATTGTCATCGACTGTGGCACCAACAAC GAGGAGAACCTGCGCGACCCTCTCTACCTTGGTCTGCGCTCCAAGCGTCCCTCTGTCCAGGAGCAGCAGGACTTCTGCGACGAGGTCATGCACTCCATCAAGGAGGTCTACCCCAACATGGTTGTCCAGTTTGAGGATTTTGAGACCGAGAAGGCCTTCAACTACCTGGACCGTTACCGGTTCGACCCCAAGCTGAACTGCATGTTCAACGATGACATCCAG GGTACCGGAGCCGTGGTTCTCGCCGGATACATCAACGCCGTCAAGCTGAGCAACGTTCCGGTTGAGGAGCAGCGTCTTGTCTTTATGGGCGCCGGAAGTGCCGGCGCCGGTGTGGCTCGTCAACTTGTAGACTACTACCGCAATGCTCACGGCATGTCCGAGCAAGAGGCCAAGGACAAGTTCTACCTGGTCGACACCAAGGGACTTATCACCAGCGACAGGTTCGACGGAGCCAAGCTTCCTTCTCACAAGCGCTACTTTGCCAGGGACGACAACAACGGCCATCAGTTCCAGACCCTGGAGGATGTTATCGAGTTCGCCCGCCCTAGCGCCCTGGTCGGTCTGACTGCTACCTTCGGTGTCTTCACTGAGAGCATCGTCCGCGGTCTCAAGGCTAGCGTCGACGCTGCTGGCCACAGAAACCGCCGCCCCATCCTCTTCCCCCTGAGCAACCCCCTCACCAAGGCCGAGTGCACCTTCAGCCAAGCCATTGACTGGACTGATGGAACCGTCATCTTCGCCTCGGGTTCTCCCTTCGCACCCCACACCGTCAAGAACGGTGACAGCGCAACGACGTACTACCCCAACCAGGGAAACAACGTCTACGTCTTCCCTGGTATCGGACTGGGTGCTATCCTCGCTAAGGCCAGCAGGGTCACTGACGAGATGGTCTACACTTCTGCCGAGGCCCTTGCCAACTGCCTGAACGCCGATGAGATCGCCACCGGTCTGATCTACCCCCGCATCGACAGGGTCCAGGACGCTTCCTTAGTCGTTGCTAGGGAGGTGATGAAGTGCTGCCGTCGCCAAGGTTTCAGCAAACTTGACGACGAGTTGTGGAAAAGTTGGGAAGAATGGGGGGACAATGCGTTAATGGCTTGGATCAAGACCAAGCTTTACAAGCCTCTGAAGGAGTAG
- a CDS encoding mitogen-activated protein kinase organizer 1, giving the protein MAFPGKPVSQLVGSNGPIHAVAYSASPGTYILTGSADRSIRLYNPQPTTSAADGSLPEGRLIQTYSAHGYEVLSLAVAGDNARFASSGGDRTVFLWDVATATTLRRFSNDGHSSRVNCVAFGGDGDSVLVSGGFDTTVKLWDCKGGGNGSKPIHTLTDSRDGISALAVRDAEVVVGSVDGRVRTYDVRMGRCVVDVVGPSVTSLCLSRDGNALLVGSLDSSLRLMDRAAGTCLRTYRAEGRWRNESLRVQSLLGAGERFVVAGDELSCDAGADDTADQDGKVWAWDILTGEVVATLKVPWTAAANGAGERRRRAVGRDGKEKGRKNIMSCLAWREGGWGNQFCVGGSSGVVTVFGSG; this is encoded by the exons ATGGCATTTCCTGGAAAGCCTGTGTCGCAGCTTGTAGGCTCAAACG GACCCATTCATGCTGTCGCATACTCAGCATCGCCAGGCACGTACATTCTCACCGGCTCGGCTGACCGCTCAATCCGACTGTATAATCCACAGCCGACGACCTCTGCCGCCGATGGATCCCTGCCAGAAGGCCGTCTGATCCAGACCTATTCGGCGCATGGGTACGAGGTCCTATCCCTCGCAGTCGCGGGGGACAATGCGCGCTTCGCCTCGAGCGGCGGCGACCGCACCGTCTTCCTGTGGGACGTGGCGACTGCTACAACGCTGCGGCGGTTCAGCAACGACGGGCACTCGAGCCGGGTCAACTGCGTGGCgttcggcggcgacggcgactcGGTCCTCGTCAGCGGAGGCTTCGACACGACGGTCAAGCTCTGGGACTGCAAGGGCGGCGGCAATGGATCCAAGCCGATCCATACCCTGACGGACTCGCGCGACGGCATCTCGGCGCTGGCGGTGCGCGACGCCGAGGTCGTGGTGGGCAGCGTGGACGGCCGCGTCCGCACCTACGATGTCCGCATGGGCCGGTGCGTCGTCGACGTTGTCGGTCCCAGCGTCACCAGCCTCTGCCTCTCGCGGGACGGCAACGCGCTCCTCGTCGGCTCGCTCGACAGCTCCCTGCGCCTGATGGACCGCGCCGCTGGCACCTGTCTGCGCACGTACCGCGCCGAGGGCAGGTGGCGGAACGAGAGCCTCCGCGTGCAGAGCTTGCTCGGCGCGGGGGAGAGGttcgtcgtcgccggcgaCGAGCTGAGCTGCGATGCCGGCGCGGACGACACCGCCGATCAGGACGGCAAGGTCTGGGCTTGGGATATTCTTACCGGTGAGGTCGTCGCCACGCTCAAGGTTCCATGGACTGCGGCTGCGAATGGGGCCGGGGAGCGGAGGAGGCGTGCGGTCGGGCGGGATGGGAAGGAGAAGGGGCGTAAGAATATCATGAGCTGTCTGGCATGGAGGGAAGGCGGCTGGGGGAATCAGTTTTGCGTTGGAGGAAGCTCAGGGGTGGTGACGGTCTTTGGCTCTGGATAG
- a CDS encoding PQ loop repeat protein gives MSWLTAFTGFAAPLFLVLSPILSYSDQALAMHRQKSSAGFSLDIPLIMIVASLLRIFYYPGAQFDKALLVQAFVMIAVQAVLLKIALDNRPGPAHKGGEAALPFTGAQDGFRGQPRPYNFWQWRSHKPYWQFILYFFIGLTILELIIAPIRFLYAIYSPTIGYIGLAVEATLPLPQMAANARSRSCKGFRPSVVISWIMGDAMKMYWFFTSETEIPTAFKVCGMFQAACDLFLGAQYLMYGDGESRVAGVEMPRGLGIANGAVPMQQMGAHSPSFTASTGRIGGGFDGPAGRRTPSLSSNKDFD, from the exons ATGTCGTGGCTCACGGCCTTTACGGGCTTTGCCGCACCGCTATTCCTCGTCCTGTCGCCCATTCTGTCTTACAGCGACCAGGCCCTCGCGATGCACCGCCAAAAGAGCAGCGCTGGATTCAGTCTGGACATACCCCTGATCATGATCGTGGCGTCGTTGTTGAG GATATTCTACTACCCCGGTGCGCAGTTCGATAAAGCGCTCTTGGTCCAGGCCTTCGTCATGATAGCTGTGCAGGCTGTCCTGCTCAAGATCGCACTTGACAACAGGCCAGGGCCGGCACACAAAGGCGGCGAGGCGGCGCTTCCCTTCACTGGCGCTCAGGATGggttccgcggccagccaaGACCGTACAACTTTTGGCAGTGGAGGTCACACAAGCC TTACTGGCAGTTCATACTCTACTTCTTCATCGGCCTCACGATCCTTGAGCTCATCATTGCGCCAATCCGATTCCTCTACGCTATATACTCCCCTACGATCGGCTACATAGGCCTCGCGGTGGAGGCGACGCTCCCACTCCCGCAGATGGCTGCCAACGCGCGGTCCCGGTCCTGCAAGGGCTTCCGGCCGTCGGTGGTCATCAGCTGGATTATGGGAGACGCCATGAAGATGTACTGGTTCTTCACCTCGGAGACCGAGATCCCGACTGCCTTCAAGGTCTGCGGAATGTTCCAGGCCGCCTGCGACCTGTTCCTGGGCGCGCAGTACCTAATGTACGGCGATGGCGAGTCGCGCGTGGCGGGCGTGGAGATGCCGCGCGGCCTCGGAATTGCCAATGGGGCCGTCCCGATGCAGCAAATGGGTGCACACAGCCCGAGCTTCACGGCCTCCACGGGCCGGATTGGTGGGGGTTTTGACGGGCCGGCCGGACGTAGAACTCCAAGCCTTTCTTCAAACAAGGACTTTGATTGA
- a CDS encoding U3 small nucleolar RNA-associated protein 13, producing the protein MASKMAFKTTFEPEKVIQPIFTGGSIALDSKAQILASTLGEDAVLTDITTGKRLATIEGDGEPISTLTLTPSSSHLIISSRSLSLRIYSLAIDSDNASIEATLTRTLKPHGTPVVVLAVDRTSTLLATGAADGAIKVWDIVGGYVTHTFRGPSVLASALRFFEVAATAEDTKGQKKKKGKKSQGAAEAESDVNSTTVNFRLASGSQDGRVRVWDLHKRAAIGDLESHVSDVTGIDYSAQENSLITASRDKTIIWWDVRTWQPKKIVPSLELVEAAGFLDDGRLAYSAGANGRVRLWESETGREVTKEQSPRTEGEAFVGAVYCAQQSLLVCVQSDHTLVLYTTPTVNSATIPELEPLSPTRRISGTHDDIIDLGYLLPDRSLMALATNSEEVRVVSVSQEAEGSTYFGQDVTALKGHEDIVIALDTDWSGHWLATAAKDNTARLWRIDPANNSFTCYATFTGHAESLGAIALPKSIPPKSSQAYTDPLNHPPSFLITGSQDLTVKKWEIANVAQQGSKKASRAAFTRKAHEKDINAVDISSTGQLFASASQDKVVKIWSVQEGEVQGILKGHRRGVWSVRFAPADMPILQGEDGATSAGKGIVLTGSGDKTIKIWSLTSYTCIRTFEGHSNSVLKVIWLPIPSTKEDNEAAKKRPVQFASAGGDGLVKVWDANTGECVATLDNHTDRVWALAVKPGTQGSIADADDVDMDGDSEEQVGDALVLASGSADSTITFWRDTSSMTQLAAAKAADELVEKEQELQNHMRAGHYREAIVLALQLNHPGRLLSLFKTVMEEGSNLATAEMRLDEDRKSLTGRAAVDEVIATLSDEQLSVLLLRLRDWNANARTAPVAQRILSVVVRSYPASRLAGLAVARRRAVGGKGVGEVLDALKAYTERHYRRLEELVDESYLVEYTLQEMDSLAPPVDMTAIEEASRDVVMLET; encoded by the exons ATGGCTTCCAAAATGGCATTCAAGACGACCTTTGAGCCGGAAAAGGTCATCCAACCAATCTTTACCGGCGGCTCCATTGCACTGGACAGCAAAGCTCAGATCCTCGCGTCTACTCTAGGAGAGGACGCAGTGCTGACCGACATCACCACGGGAAAGCGCCTTGCCACGATTGAAGGG GATGGCGAACCGATATCGACCCTCACTC TTACACCCTCTTCATCACATTTGATCATTAGCTCGCGGTCACTCTCTCTAAGGATTTACTCCCTCGCTATCGACTCCGACAACGCCTCGATCGAGGCGACGCTCACGCGAACCCTCAAGCCTCATGGCACCCCCGTGGTTGTCCTGGCCGTCGACAGGACCAGCACGCTTCTTGCCACCGGCGCCGCTGATGGAGCAATCAAGGTCTGGGACATAGTTGGCGGATATGTCACCCATACCTTCCGTGGGCCGAGCGTATTAGCCTCGGCCCTACGCTTCTTCGAGGTGGCTGCCACCGCCGAGGACACCAAGGgccagaaaaagaagaagggcaagaagaGCCAGGGTGCGGCGGAGGCAGAGAGCGATGTCAACTCCACGACCGTGAACTTCAGGTTGGCATCCGGAAGCCAAGATGGAAGGGTACGGGTTTGGGATTTACACAAGCGTGCTGCGATAGGAGACCTCGAGTCGCATGTCTCCGACGTCACGGGCATCGATTACTCGGCTCAGGAGAATAGCCTCATTACCGCCAGCAGAGATAAGACGATCATCTGGTGGGATGTTAGGACTTGGCAGCCCAAGAAGATTGTGCCTAGCTTGGAGCTAGTCGAGGCTGCTGGCTTCCTGGACGACGGTCGACTGGCCTACTCTGCAGGTGCGAACGGTCGCGTTCGTCTTTGGGAGTCTGAGACGGGCCGCGAAGTCACGAAAGAGCAGAGCCCGAGGACCGAAGGAGAAGCCTTTGTCGGCGCGGTTTATTGCGCACAACAGTCGCTCTTGGTCTGCGTTCAGTCAGATCACACGCTCGTCCTATACACAACCCCTACCGTCAACTCAGCCACCATACCGGAGCTCGAACCCCTGAGCCCTACCCGCAGGATATCAGGAACTCATGACGATATTATAGACCTTGGTTACCTACTCCCAGACAGATCTTTAATGGCCCTGGCTACGAATTCTGAGGAGGTCAGGGTGGTCTCGGTTTCCCAAGAAGCAGAGGGCTCGACCTATTTTGGTCAAGATGTCACGGCGCTTAAGGGCCACGAGGATATTGTCATTGCCTTGGACACTGATTGGTCAGGACACTGGCTTGCAACGGCGGCCAAGGACAACACAGCTCGTCTATGGAGGATCGACCCAGCAAACAACTCTTTTACATGCTACGCCACTTTCACTGGCCACGCCGAGTCCCTAGGAGCAATTGCACTCCCAAAGAGCATACCACCCAAATCATCACAGGCATACACCGACCCCTTGAACCACCCTCCGTCTTTCTTGATTACAGGGTCGCAAGATCTCACGGTGAAAAAGTGGGAGATCGCAAATGTGGCGCAACAGGGTTCAAAGAAGGCATCACGGGCAGCCTTCACCAGGAAAGCACACGAAAAGGACATTAATGCTGTAGACATTAGCAGCACAGGGCAACTGTTTGCCTCGGCGTCCCAGGATAAGGTGGTCAAGATATGGAGCGTCCAAGAGGGCGAGGTCCAGGGTATTCTCAAGGGACACAGGAGGGGAGTCTGGTCCGTCAGATTTGCTCCAGCCGACATGCCCATCCTGCAGGGAGAGGACGGTGCCACTTCTGCTGGCAAGGGCATCGTGTTGACTGGGAGCGGTGACAAGACCATCAAAATCTGGAGTCTCACAAGCTATACATGCATTCGTACGTTCGAGGGCCACTCCAACAGCGTCTTGAAGGTGATCTGGCTCCCGATACCCAGCACCAAGGAGGACAACGAGGCAGCCAAGAAGAGGCCAGTGCAGTTTGCCAGTGCAGGTGGCGACGGCCTTGTCAAGGTCTGGGATGCAAACACGGGAGAGTGTGTTGCCACTCTCGACAACCACACCGACCGCGTTTGGGCTCTGGCTGTGAAGCCCGGTACTCAGGGCAGCATTGCTGATGCTGACGATGTGGACATGGACGGCGACAGCGAAGAGCAAGTTGGTGATGCGCTTGTGCTTGCTTCAGGATCGGCCGACTCGACAATCACATTTTGGCGCGACACTTCGTCAATGACTCAGCTTGCTGCAGCGAAAGCCGCAGACGAGCTCGTCGAGAAGGAGCAGGAGCTGCAAAACCACATGCGGGCGGGTCACTACCGCGAGGCCATTGTATTGGCGCTCCAGCTCAACCACCCCGGCAGGCTCTTGTCCCTATTCAAGACGGTCATGGAGGAGGGCAGCAACCTGGCGACAGCAGAGATGCGGCTGGATGAGGACAGGAAAAGCCTTACCGGCAGGGCCGCTGTCGACGAGGTCATCGCCACGCTGTCGGACGAGCAACTCTCAGTCCTGCTCCTGCGCCTGCGCGACTGGAACGCCAACGCGCGGACCGCGCCCGTCGCCCAGCGTATCCTGTCCGTGGTTGTGCGGAGCTACCCGGCCTCGAGGCTTGCGGGCCTGGCCGTGGCTAGGCGTCGGGCCGTCGGCGGAAAGGGAGTGGGAGAAGTGCTGGACGCGCTAAAGGCGTACACCGAACGCCACTACCGGCGTCTGGAGGAGCTGGTGGATGAAAGTTACCTGGTCGAGTATACCCTGCAGGAGATGGACAGCCTTGCGCCGCCGGTGGATATGACGGCGATCGAGGAGGCGTCGAGAGATGTTGTTATGCTGGAGACATAG
- a CDS encoding SIS1, producing MVKETKLYDALGIKPDATQDDIKKGYRKQALKWHPDKNKNNTDAAEKFKEVSQAYEILSDPEKRKTYDQYGLEFLLRGGVPMDTDGGNPFAGGAGGMPGGFQNFGFGGPGGGGTFRFSTNGSGFSFSNPDSVFSDFFRQASGGGGGGMGGINPEDLEDILGGGARSSRGGPRVRSSFGDSVPGGGARSQRQPTPEITTVERPLPVTLEEMFNGTTKKMKIKRKMFDDSGKRTTTDTVLEVPIKPGLKKGSKIRFKGVGDQEEGGQQDLVFIVEEKKHALYTREGDDVVHDVDLELKEALTGWKRTITTIDGKQLQIDKAGPTQPGSRDTYPGLGMPISKKPGQRGNFVVKYNVKFPTYLTPEQKTKLKEIL from the exons ATGGTGAAGGAAACTAAGCTTTACGATGCACTGGGCATCAAGCCCGATGCGACACAAGATGACATCAAGAAGGGATACAG GAAACAAGCACTTAAGTGGCACCccgacaagaacaagaacaacACAGATGCAGCCGAGAAGTTCAAGGAGGTATCTCAAGCATACGAGATCCTCTCGGATCCAGAAAAGCGCAAGACATATGACCAATATGGGCTTGAATTCCTCCTGCGCGGGGGCGTGCCCATGGACACGGATGGTGGCAACCCCTTCGCTGGCGGTGCTGGTGGCATGCCTGGAGGCTTCCAGAACTTCGGCTTTGGCGGTCCAGGTGGTGGCGGCACTTTCCGCTTTTCGACCAACGGCAGCGGGTTCAGTTTCAGCAACCCCGATTCCGTCTTTTCAGATTTCTTCAGGCAGGccagtggtggtggcggcggcggtatgGGTGGCATAAACCCTGAAGACCTTGAAGATATtctcggcggcggtgcccGCTCCTCGAGGGGAGGTCCGCGCGTGCGGTCGTCCTTTGGTGATTCCGTGCCCGGTGGTGGTGCGAGGTCACAAAGGCAACCCACACCTGAGATCACAACGGTCGAGCGTCCCCTGCCAGTGACGCTGGAGGAGATGTTCAACGGCACCACCAAGAAGATGAAGATCAAGCGCAAGATGTTTGACGACTCAGGAAAGCGCACCACTACCGACACGGTTCTCGAGGTCCCCATCAAGCCTGGTTTGAAGAAGGGCAGCAAGATCCGCTTCAAGGGGGTGGGCGACCAGGAGGAGGGCGGCCAGCAGGATTTGGTCTTTATCGTGGAAGAG AAAAAACATGCACTCTACACTCGCGAGGGTGATGATGTCGTCCACGATGTCGACCTGGAGCTCAAGGAGGCCCTGACAGGCTGGAAGCGCACAATCACAACCATTGACGGAAAGCAGCTGCAAATCGACAAGGCAGGGCCTACGCAGCCAGGCTCCCGTGATACCTACCCTGGCCTCGGAATGCCAATCTCCAAGAAGCCTGGCCAGAGGGGTAACTTTGTTGTCAAGTACAACGTCAAGTTCCCCACCTACTTGACACCCGAGCAAAAGACAAAGTTGAAGGAGATCTTATGA
- a CDS encoding cell cycle control protein cwf16 yields MSERKVLTKYYPADFDPSALTRRRRGPKQEGPKVQTVRLMAPFSMKCTTCGEYIYRGRKFNARKETPEEKYLGIQIYRFYIKCTRCSGEIRFRTDPANQDYVCETGAHRNTDPWKRGAGDAVAPEETDEERLDRLEHEEEERNAMVELEAKTVDAKREMAVADALDEIRTRNARIARADRDGIEVVVAQAVDEEREKQEREDEEAARRAFAFARSQAALEEEIMDEDDDSAVGGAAAGTNGPAASSTAGPSAAAAATSVGDSEMKPPAAMKSTSTDMPPPPVPTSFKRQVKKKTDRAALLGIKKKT; encoded by the coding sequence ATGTCTGAGCGTAAAGTCCTCACTAAATACTACCCCGCCGACTTTGACCCGAGCGCGCtcactcggcggcggcgggggccGAAGCAGGAAGGGCCCAAGGTGCAGACGGTGCGGCTGATGGCGCCGTTCAGCATGAAGTGCACGACGTGTGGTGAATACATCTACCGGGGGCGCAAGTTCAACGCGCGCAAGGAGACGCCCGAGGAGAAGTACCTGGGAATACAAATCTACCGCTTCTACATCAAGTGCACGCGGTGCTCGGGCGAGATCCGCTTCCGCACCGACCCGGCCAACCAGGACTACGTGTGCGAGACGGGCGCGCACCGAAATACGGACCCTTGGAAGAGAGGCGCCGGCGACGCCGTGGCGCCGGAAGAGACGGACGAGGAGAGGCTGGACCGCCTCGAgcacgaggaggaggagcgcaACGCCATGGTTGAGCTCGAGGCCAAGACGGTCGATGCCAAGCGCGAGATGGCCGTCGCAGACGCGCTCGATGAGATCCGGACCAGGAACGCGAGGATAGCCCGCGCGGACAGGGATGGGATCGAGGTCGTGGTGGCGCAGGCAGTCGACGAGGAGCGCGAGAAGCAGGAGCGCGAGGATGAAGAGGCCGCCAGGAGGGCgtttgcgtttgcgcggAGCCAGGCCGCGCTGGAGGAGGAAATCAtggacgaggatgatgatTCTGCGGTTGGTGGTGCAGCCGCCGGGACTAACGGCCCGGCGGCAAGTTCTACGGCTGGACCGagtgcggcggcagcagccacGTCTGTCGGCGATTCGGAGATGAAGCCCCCAGCGGCGATGAAGAGCACGAGCACCGATATGCCCCCACCGCCTGTTCCGACCAGCTTCAAGAGACAGGTCAAGAAGAAAACGGATCGTGCAGCTTTGCTTGGCATCAAAAAGAAGACCTGA